The following are from one region of the Salvia hispanica cultivar TCC Black 2014 chromosome 1, UniMelb_Shisp_WGS_1.0, whole genome shotgun sequence genome:
- the LOC125213275 gene encoding DNA replication complex GINS protein PSF3-like isoform X2 has translation MANYYDIGDILAEEELVPTVFQYGANGVGLFDSSDDADKVEAGSRAELPFWLVRELYLRQLVSIRVPPCFDRESKTREEIAADAAHVDLRSRSPYFYELGCKIALLIRDRTIGPFLLVAFQTRYRDVLVKAHALTLTMTPKYLTLLTNEEIKLYEAGQSSIAAFKKWRMGGPRFQVAPVLGRKRKLT, from the exons ATGGCCAATTACTACGACATCGGTGATATATTAGCCGAAGAAGAG CTTGTACCTACCGTTTTCCAATATGGTGCGAATGGGGTAGGGCTCTTTGATTCGAGCGATGATGCGGATAAG GTGGAAGCTGGTTCGAGAGCTGAGCTTCCGTTCTGGCTTGTTCGTGAATTGTATTTGAGACAGCTTGTATCTATAAGGGTTCCTCCGTGTTTCGATAGAGA ATCTAAAACAAGAGAAGAAATAGCAGCTGATGCTGCCCACGTAGATTTAAGAAGCCGGTCtccttatttttatgagtTGGGATGCAAGATTGCACTTCT AATCAGAGACAGAACCATTGGCCCATTCCTTCTTGTGGCATTCCAGACCAGGTACAGGGACGTGTTGGTTAAGGCTCACGCTCTAACACTGACAATGACCCCCAAATACTTGACACTTCTAACTAACGAAGAAATCAAAT TGTATGAAGCTGGTCAATCCTCAATAGCTGCATTCAAGAAGTGGCGGATGGGTGGACCTAGATTTCAAGTAGCTCCCGTTCTTGGGAGGAAGAGGAAGCTGACTTAG
- the LOC125213275 gene encoding DNA replication complex GINS protein PSF3-like isoform X1 — translation MANYYDIGDILAEEELVPTVFQYGANGVGLFDSSDDADKVEAGSRAELPFWLVRELYLRQLVSIRVPPCFDRESKTREEIAADAAHVDLRSRSPYFYELGCKIALLLPPLKCCVYCPKLCHLHTLLGIRDRTIGPFLLVAFQTRYRDVLVKAHALTLTMTPKYLTLLTNEEIKLYEAGQSSIAAFKKWRMGGPRFQVAPVLGRKRKLT, via the exons ATGGCCAATTACTACGACATCGGTGATATATTAGCCGAAGAAGAG CTTGTACCTACCGTTTTCCAATATGGTGCGAATGGGGTAGGGCTCTTTGATTCGAGCGATGATGCGGATAAG GTGGAAGCTGGTTCGAGAGCTGAGCTTCCGTTCTGGCTTGTTCGTGAATTGTATTTGAGACAGCTTGTATCTATAAGGGTTCCTCCGTGTTTCGATAGAGA ATCTAAAACAAGAGAAGAAATAGCAGCTGATGCTGCCCACGTAGATTTAAGAAGCCGGTCtccttatttttatgagtTGGGATGCAAGATTGCACTTCT GCTACCACCATTGAAATGCTGTGTTTATTGCCCCAAATTATGTCACTTGCACACCTTGCTTGG AATCAGAGACAGAACCATTGGCCCATTCCTTCTTGTGGCATTCCAGACCAGGTACAGGGACGTGTTGGTTAAGGCTCACGCTCTAACACTGACAATGACCCCCAAATACTTGACACTTCTAACTAACGAAGAAATCAAAT TGTATGAAGCTGGTCAATCCTCAATAGCTGCATTCAAGAAGTGGCGGATGGGTGGACCTAGATTTCAAGTAGCTCCCGTTCTTGGGAGGAAGAGGAAGCTGACTTAG
- the LOC125213275 gene encoding probable DNA replication complex GINS protein PSF3 isoform X3, giving the protein MANYYDIGDILAEEELVPTVFQYGANGVGLFDSSDDADKVEAGSRAELPFWLVRELYLRQLVSIRVPPCFDREIRDRTIGPFLLVAFQTRYRDVLVKAHALTLTMTPKYLTLLTNEEIKLYEAGQSSIAAFKKWRMGGPRFQVAPVLGRKRKLT; this is encoded by the exons ATGGCCAATTACTACGACATCGGTGATATATTAGCCGAAGAAGAG CTTGTACCTACCGTTTTCCAATATGGTGCGAATGGGGTAGGGCTCTTTGATTCGAGCGATGATGCGGATAAG GTGGAAGCTGGTTCGAGAGCTGAGCTTCCGTTCTGGCTTGTTCGTGAATTGTATTTGAGACAGCTTGTATCTATAAGGGTTCCTCCGTGTTTCGATAGAGA AATCAGAGACAGAACCATTGGCCCATTCCTTCTTGTGGCATTCCAGACCAGGTACAGGGACGTGTTGGTTAAGGCTCACGCTCTAACACTGACAATGACCCCCAAATACTTGACACTTCTAACTAACGAAGAAATCAAAT TGTATGAAGCTGGTCAATCCTCAATAGCTGCATTCAAGAAGTGGCGGATGGGTGGACCTAGATTTCAAGTAGCTCCCGTTCTTGGGAGGAAGAGGAAGCTGACTTAG